The Candidatus Binatus sp. genome contains the following window.
CTCGAGCGGTAGTCGCTTGAAATACGATGAGCCGCCGACCGCGCGCAGCGCGAGATCGACGACACGCACCGAATTTTCGATCGCGATCATGCGCGCCGCCACCGCTTTGCGCGACCAGCTTTGCGGATGATCGCTATCCACTTCGGCGGCGGCTTTCCACATCACCGCGCGCGCGCCTTCGATCAGCATGTCCATCTCGCCAACCTTATTATAGACGCCCGGCAGGTGGCTCATCGGAAATTTGAGCGGGAAGCGCGGACGATCGCGCATGAACTCGACGACGAAGTTGCGCGCCGCGACTGCGATCCCGATATACGGCGCGCCGATCGTGAACGGCGCCTTGGCGAACACCTTGGTCACCCGGCCGCTGCCCGACATTGGCCGTTGCAGCGCGACCGCGGAATCCGGCACGAACGCGTCCTTGAGCTCAGAGCTGCGCGACGCCGTCGCCCGCATCCCCATCACGTTCCAGTCATCCTTGAACGTCAGCCCCGGCGTTTCGCGCGGCGGGATGAAGAACGTGATGATCGTGATGCCTTGCGGCGCGTCCTCCCACGCCGCCTCGGCGAAGAACAAGTCCAGCGCGATACTCTGCGTGCCGAAAATTTTCCTGCCATTGACAAGGAAGCCGCCTTCGACGCGGCTGGCCGTGGTGCGCGGACGCAAATTGATCACCGCGTTGTCGGGCTCCGATCCGGATCCGCCGCAGATGAGCCGCTCGCCGCCGATTCGCTGCAGCATCGCCTCGACGTTGGGCGCCTTGAACTTGCGATGCAGATCGATCAGCAGTCCCAGCACGTTGAAATGCATGTTGATCGCGAGCGCCGTGGCACCGCATCCTTCGGCCAGCCGCTCTTGCGCCTTGATCCGCTCGAGCAGAGTCGCGCCGAGGCCACCGAATTTCTCGGGCACCGTCAGGACGGTGTAGCCACTCTCGCGGAGCCGCGCGTAGTTCTCGAACGGGAACGACGCCTCTTCGTCGTGCAGTGCTGCGCGCTTGGCAAAATCGTCAGCCAGTCCAGCGGCGAGATCGATAAAGCGTTGCTCGCGCTCGGTATTAAGCTGATTCATCGCCGCACTCCTCGCGCCGAGCGTTCAAACCCACGCGTCGTGACCGGGCATATAGTTCATGTTGCTCTGCGCGGGATTGCGATTCACTAGCGGCCGCATGTACAGCGGATGCTTCATGCTGCGCACCTCGTGCTCGATCTTGAAGAGCAGCGCTCCGCTCTCGGGCTCGACGATGTCGCGGAAGCGGTACTGATGCTGGTCGCTCTCCTCGAACACCAGCTCCTTTTCCTGAAGCTGGCGATGCGGCCCCGAAAAATCGGCGACATAAACCTGCACGTGATGCCCGTCGTAAGGCGGAATCTCGCGATCGGTTTCACGAAAGATGAAACGTTGACCGATACCGACGGTAACCCGCGCATAGGCGCCGGCGGCCGCCTGAACGACGTCGGACGGGGCCGCCATCACGCGCCGATAGAAATGCGAAATTCCTTCCGCCGCTCCGATCGGAACGTCGAATTCGACATACGCGATACCCAGACTAATCGGCTTGAAGTGCTCCGATGGCTCGTAGCATCGGATGCGATTGCCCCACGGGCAGACCGCCTCGACGAATTCCTCGTGCTCGAAGAAACCGTAGCTGGTGCCATCGAGGCGCTTGCGCAGCCGCGTCAATCGCGTGAGCAGCGCCGCTCGATCCGGCACCACGATTCCGACGTGCCCGCGCACCACCTGCGGCTTGTTCGTCGGCAGATGAAACTGGTTGCGCCCGATATTCACCCACATGTTGGTGATGCTGTTCATCAGGTAGGGGTCGCGGGTCAGCCCCAGCCCGATCACATAGAAGAGCGTCGCGAGTTGCTGATCGGGCACCGTCACGTTGACGTGTTCGAGCGCGACGATATTGCCGAGATCCTCGCTAGCGCGGTCGTATGGACAATCCATTTGCAATGAAACCTCCTGGCGTGTCGGCCACCGCAAATTGGGCCGTACAAGTCAACTCGTCGATCGAGGGTTTACCACGAACCGAGGCGCTCGTCGAAGAAATCGGCGGGTCGAAATGAGCGCACGGCATCGATTGGCGGCGCTCGCGAATCAGGGAGGTATCGTCGTCAGTTCGTGCATCGTCGGAACGGCGGACGGCTTTGCGGTCGGCGGCTTGGCCGGCGCTGCGGCCGTCACGCTGCGTTCGTGCTCGAAGAATTTGGCGTTCACCTTGACAAGCTGTCCGATCGCTTCGGTGATTTTGCCGGACACGTCGCCAACCGCATCCTTGCCGACGCGAAACACCGACGAGTCTTCGTACACCTCGCCTGGCAAATCTTGCGAATAGATTGTGAATGTGATCGCGACTGCCGACATATGGCCGGTGAGCTCGGCGTTGATTCCCTTCCACGCGTCGGTGCACGAGAGATGCAGCCCGAGGCCGTACTGTTTCGTCGAGTCCTGCAACCGGTAGGCCGGCGAGGCCGCGACCTCGGTGCGGATCGCTTTGCAAAGATCCTGGCCGACTTCGTCGGCGCACTGGCATGCGACGACCACGTTGATGCGATTGTCGCCGGCCGCGAGCGCCGAGCCGAAAAGCAAAGTGATCAGCGCGATGCTCGCCGCGATCGCAGGCAACTTCATTCGAGAACACAGCCGTGAAGACACAATCCCTCCTGAGGTTCGCTCGCATCCACGATTCGATCCGGACAAATCGCAGTCGCCCGATAATGGCATCCCGATCGCCGTCAGGAAAACTCGCTGCGATACCGCGCGCTGGGGTTTGAACGACGTGCGTCACGATTCGCGGTATGTTGCCGAACGAATCCTTCATGCCGGCGAGATCAATCAGCGCGGGGTAGCTACGGCTTGCGTGCTGAACGATCCGGGTCGGGGCGCCGAATCATTTCGCCCTGGACGACGTACGATCTAGACTGAGGACTGCTTCGTCGCACTTGTTTCAGCCCTATCACCGCAGGAGAAATTGCATGCCTGAAATAATCAAACTCGAACAGCCGCGCGACGGCGTCGCGCTCGTCACGATGACCAATCCGGCAATCAACAATCATGGCTCGTGGATCGGAATCGCCGAATTGGCGGCCGCGATAAAGCGGGCGCGCGAGGCGGGCGCGCGCGTGACGGTGCTTGCGTCGGGCGTGCCGGGGCATTGGTTCGAGCACGCGTGGCTTAAGGACCTCGCCGATGCGATCGAGGGCAAGCCGACCACCGCGGAAGGCGTCGCGTGGTTCAACGCGCTCTACGAAATCGGCAAGACGCACGTGGTGACGATCGCGGCGGTCTCGGGCGATTGCTCGGGCGGCGGCGCTGAGCTCGGATGGGCCTGCGACATGCGCATCGCGGAGGAGCAGGCGCTGTTCGCGCAACCGGAGATCCAGATCGCGCTGACGACGGGAATCGGCGGCACTTGCCGGCTCGCGCGATTGATCGGCCGCACCGCGACGGCCGAGATGGTGATGCTCGGGCGGCCGATGACCGCGCGGCGCATCTATCAACTCGGCGGCGTGAATGAAGTTGTACCGGCGGGCAAGTCAGTCGAAGTCGCGCTCGAATGGGCGACAACGATCGCCGCTCGTCCGGCCAAGGCGCTCTCGACGCTCAAGCAGATTCTCATCGACAACGACGAAATGAATCTCACCGAAGCGCTGAACAACGAGCAACGCCTGTTCCAGACAGTCGCGCAAACGCCGGAAGCGATCCGCACGATGAGAGAGACTCAGGCGCGATTCGACCACGGCGAGAGCATCCGCAGCGTTTACGGATTGCCGCGTTCGTCGTGATCGAAGTCAGCTCATGACTGAATTTTTTTGTAGTTTAGCGATCCAGGCTGATGCGAAGCCGCTTAAGGATCGAGAGCTTTCGAAGGATCCCGGATATTTTCCTTTACCTCGCCCGCTACTTGGTGCGTTTCGATCACTCGATCTTGCGCCAGGAATGTCCGTCGCGATGAAGCAGTTCATCGGCAGCGGCCGGACCCCACGAACCAGCCATGTAGTTCGGAAAGTCGGTGGCCTTCTGCTCGCCCCAGACCTCGAGCACCGGCTCGATCGCGCGCCATCCGGCATCGACCATGTCGGCGCGCTGGAACAGGGTGGTGTCGCCGAGCATGCAATCCCAAAGCAAAGTCTCATAGCCAGTTGCCGGGGTGGCCCGAAAATACTCTGAGTATTTGAAGTTCATATCCACATTGCCGAGACTGACTACTGGACCAGGTATCTTCGCGCTGAATCGAAGTGAGATTCCCTGATCCGGCTCGACATGAATCACTAGTATGTTCGGCACCATCGACTCGACCGACGTATCCTTGAACATCAGGAATGGCGGGCGGCGAAACTGGATCGCGATTTCGGTGACCCGCTTCGCCATGCTCTTGCCGGTGCGGAGATAGAACGGCACGTCGGCCCATCGCCAGTTGTCGATGAAGAGGCGGACCGCGGCGTAAGTCTCGGTGTTGGAATTCGGATCGACGCTGGGCTCCGCGTGATAAGCCGCGCGGGGCTTACCGAGCACATTGCCGGCGGCGTACTGGCCGCGCACCGCGTCGCGGGCGACGTCCTCTTTTCTGGGCGGCCGAATCGCGTGCATCACCTTGGCCTTTTCATCGCGCACGGCCTCCGAATCGAATGAAATCGGCGGTTCCATCGCGGTCATCGAGAGCAGCGTCAGCATGTGATTCGGCACCATGTCGCGCAGCGCGCCTGCGGTATCGTAGTAGCCGCCGCGCAACTCGACACCGACCGTCTCGGCCGCGGTGACCTGCACCAACTCGATGTAGCGCCGGTTCCAGATCGGCTCGAAGATGCCGTTGCCGAAACGAAACACCATCAGATTCTGAACGGTCTCCTTGCCGAGGTAATGATCGATGCGGAAGATTTGCGATTCGTCGAGATGAGTGCCGATCTCATGATTGAGCGCCTTGGCGGACTCAAGGTCGCGGCCGAACGGTTTCTCAATAATCACTCGCCGCCATTGATGATTCGGTTCGGTAGTCAGTCCGGCATTAGCCAGTTGCTTTACTATTTCGCCGAAAAAGATCGGCGACGTAGCCAGATAGAATAGGTAGTTGCCGGGTGTTCCGGATTCCTTGTCTATATCCGCAAGCATCTCCTTCAAGTGATTAAACGCGGCCGGATTCTTGAAGTCGCCAGATGTGTATTGGATGCTTTTTGCGACGTGCTCCCACATCTTCGGATCGACCTTCGCGGTTGCGTATTTCGACAAGTCGGCGGTGATCTGATCACGGTAGCTGTCGGAACTTTCTTCGATATTCGAAAAGCCGACCAGCGCGAATTTCTCGGGCAGCAGCTTTGCTCTGGCGAGATTGTAGATCGCGGGCATCAGCAGGCGCTTGGTGAGATCGCCGGTCGCGCCGAAAATCACCATCACGCAGTCGTCGCCGCGGCGCACGTGCGCGGCGCTCGCGCTCTTCTTTGAGTCGGCCATCGGATAGCCCCTTTCGGCGCGAACAGAGCGCCCGTGTTTTCGCTTCTATAGCTTAGGTCGCATCTGCGGTTGCCGGTTAACTCTTTTTCTCGAGATGGCCGCCGAACTCGTAGCGCATCGCCGACAGTAATTTGTCGCCGAAGTCAGCCGCGCCGCGCGAGCTGAAGCGTTCATACAACGATGCGCTCAGCACATAGGCCGGCACGCCTTCATCGATTGCCGCCTCGATCGTCCATCGACCCTCGCCCGAATCGGAGACGCGCCCGGCGAATTTCTTCAACTCCGGATCATCGACCAGCGCCGTCGCGGTGAGGTCGAGCAGCCATGACGCGATCACGCTGCCGCGCCGCCACACTTCGGTGATGTCGGGGAGATTGAAATCGTATTGATACAGTTCGGGCGCCCGCAGCGGCGTCGTTTCCGCATCGACGGCGTGCGTCTGCTTGCCGACGTTCGCGTGGCGCAGGATGTTGAGACCCTCGGCATACGACGCCATGATTCCGTACTCGATTCCGTTGTGCACCATCTTGACGAAGTGGCCCGCGCCATTCGGCCCGCAATGCAGGTAGCCGTGCTCGGCGGTGCTGTCGGTGATTTTTTCGCGGCCCGCGATGCGCGGGGCGGAATCGATTGACGGGGCCAAGGTCGCGAAGATCGGATCGAGATGCTTGACGACGCCGAGCTCGCCGCCAATCATCTGGCAGTAGCCGCGCTCGAGTCCCCACACGCCGCCGCTGGTGCCCGAATCGACGTAGTGCAGCCCCTTCGATTTGAGTTGCTTGGCGCGCCGGATGTCATCGACGTAGTACGAATTGCCGCCATCGACGATGATGTCGCCGGTCTGAAAGCGCTTCGACAACTCGGCCAGCGTGTCCTCGACCACCGCCGCCGGCACCATCATCCACGCGACGCGCGGCTTGCTGAGCTTCGCCGCAAAATCGTCGAGCGAGGTCGCGCCAATCGCGCCGTCCTTCGCCAGATCTTTAACCGATGCGGGATTGACGTCATACACGACGCATTGGTGGCCGCCCTGCAGCAGCCGCCGGACCATGTTCGCGCCCATTCTGCCAAGACCAACCATTCCCATCTGCATCGGCTTTGCTCCTTGTGCGATCTAAAAAATTCGCGTGACTAATATTGATGCGCGTTCTCGTACCGTGATGCGAGAGCCCAAAGCTGCGGGCGCGTTACGACGCGCAACGTCTATTAGATGCCGCCGCGCTTGAAGAGTCGCAGAATCAGGCCGAAAGAAATTCGCGCAAACGGCGCGCCAGTTCTTCGGGCTTTTCTTCCGGGATGAAATGGCCGCAGTCGGCGATCGAGCCGCCTTCAGCGCGATTTGCGATCCGTCGCAGCGATTCAACCACGAGATCGCCACGGCCGCGCGGTCCTCCCCCGCCGATACCGAGGGTCGGCATCGGCAATTTGAATCCGGCGGCGAACCTCGCGCGATTGTCGGCGACATCCTGAGAGAGCGCGCGATAGAAATTGAATCCAGCGCGCATCGCGCCCGGCTGCGAGTAGGTCCGCACGTATTCCGCGACATCGTCATCGCTGAAGGTGCCCGCCTGATCGCATCCGTTCATGAAAAACCACTCGAGATAGGTTCGCTCGCGGCCGACCGTCAGCGCCTCGGGCAAATCGGGCACCTGGTGAAACATATGATGCCATCGCGGAGCACCGCCGATCGCGG
Protein-coding sequences here:
- a CDS encoding acyl-CoA dehydrogenase family protein yields the protein MNQLNTEREQRFIDLAAGLADDFAKRAALHDEEASFPFENYARLRESGYTVLTVPEKFGGLGATLLERIKAQERLAEGCGATALAINMHFNVLGLLIDLHRKFKAPNVEAMLQRIGGERLICGGSGSEPDNAVINLRPRTTASRVEGGFLVNGRKIFGTQSIALDLFFAEAAWEDAPQGITIITFFIPPRETPGLTFKDDWNVMGMRATASRSSELKDAFVPDSAVALQRPMSGSGRVTKVFAKAPFTIGAPYIGIAVAARNFVVEFMRDRPRFPLKFPMSHLPGVYNKVGEMDMLIEGARAVMWKAAAEVDSDHPQSWSRKAVAARMIAIENSVRVVDLALRAVGGSSYFKRLPLERFFRDVRAGLYHPFDSDESLEFLGKSAFGIPLVEGLKPD
- a CDS encoding VOC family protein — encoded protein: MDCPYDRASEDLGNIVALEHVNVTVPDQQLATLFYVIGLGLTRDPYLMNSITNMWVNIGRNQFHLPTNKPQVVRGHVGIVVPDRAALLTRLTRLRKRLDGTSYGFFEHEEFVEAVCPWGNRIRCYEPSEHFKPISLGIAYVEFDVPIGAAEGISHFYRRVMAAPSDVVQAAAGAYARVTVGIGQRFIFRETDREIPPYDGHHVQVYVADFSGPHRQLQEKELVFEESDQHQYRFRDIVEPESGALLFKIEHEVRSMKHPLYMRPLVNRNPAQSNMNYMPGHDAWV
- a CDS encoding enoyl-CoA hydratase/isomerase family protein; its protein translation is MPEIIKLEQPRDGVALVTMTNPAINNHGSWIGIAELAAAIKRAREAGARVTVLASGVPGHWFEHAWLKDLADAIEGKPTTAEGVAWFNALYEIGKTHVVTIAAVSGDCSGGGAELGWACDMRIAEEQALFAQPEIQIALTTGIGGTCRLARLIGRTATAEMVMLGRPMTARRIYQLGGVNEVVPAGKSVEVALEWATTIAARPAKALSTLKQILIDNDEMNLTEALNNEQRLFQTVAQTPEAIRTMRETQARFDHGESIRSVYGLPRSS
- the zwf gene encoding glucose-6-phosphate dehydrogenase, producing MADSKKSASAAHVRRGDDCVMVIFGATGDLTKRLLMPAIYNLARAKLLPEKFALVGFSNIEESSDSYRDQITADLSKYATAKVDPKMWEHVAKSIQYTSGDFKNPAAFNHLKEMLADIDKESGTPGNYLFYLATSPIFFGEIVKQLANAGLTTEPNHQWRRVIIEKPFGRDLESAKALNHEIGTHLDESQIFRIDHYLGKETVQNLMVFRFGNGIFEPIWNRRYIELVQVTAAETVGVELRGGYYDTAGALRDMVPNHMLTLLSMTAMEPPISFDSEAVRDEKAKVMHAIRPPRKEDVARDAVRGQYAAGNVLGKPRAAYHAEPSVDPNSNTETYAAVRLFIDNWRWADVPFYLRTGKSMAKRVTEIAIQFRRPPFLMFKDTSVESMVPNILVIHVEPDQGISLRFSAKIPGPVVSLGNVDMNFKYSEYFRATPATGYETLLWDCMLGDTTLFQRADMVDAGWRAIEPVLEVWGEQKATDFPNYMAGSWGPAAADELLHRDGHSWRKIE
- the gnd gene encoding phosphogluconate dehydrogenase (NAD(+)-dependent, decarboxylating) — encoded protein: MQMGMVGLGRMGANMVRRLLQGGHQCVVYDVNPASVKDLAKDGAIGATSLDDFAAKLSKPRVAWMMVPAAVVEDTLAELSKRFQTGDIIVDGGNSYYVDDIRRAKQLKSKGLHYVDSGTSGGVWGLERGYCQMIGGELGVVKHLDPIFATLAPSIDSAPRIAGREKITDSTAEHGYLHCGPNGAGHFVKMVHNGIEYGIMASYAEGLNILRHANVGKQTHAVDAETTPLRAPELYQYDFNLPDITEVWRRGSVIASWLLDLTATALVDDPELKKFAGRVSDSGEGRWTIEAAIDEGVPAYVLSASLYERFSSRGAADFGDKLLSAMRYEFGGHLEKKS
- a CDS encoding alpha/beta fold hydrolase, giving the protein MISSDFIHHYANLKGVRIHFVTMGQGAPVVLLHGWPQTWFEWRRVMPLLADKFSLVAPDLRGLGDSSRPSSGYDKKTVANDVWQVMHDHLGHARFAVVGHDWGAPVAFRLAADHPAEVTHLAMLDVPVPGDQPAGAAIGGAPRWHHMFHQVPDLPEALTVGRERTYLEWFFMNGCDQAGTFSDDDVAEYVRTYSQPGAMRAGFNFYRALSQDVADNRARFAAGFKLPMPTLGIGGGGPRGRGDLVVESLRRIANRAEGGSIADCGHFIPEEKPEELARRLREFLSA